A window of Corallococcus macrosporus DSM 14697 contains these coding sequences:
- a CDS encoding GlsB/YeaQ/YmgE family stress response membrane protein translates to MGIIAFLVIGLLAGLIARALMPGNQSMGLLATTLLGIAGSFVGGFIASLFRSDGNVFDLHPTGLLFSVLGALLVLFLVGLAGRGRRVHV, encoded by the coding sequence ATGGGGATTATCGCGTTTCTGGTCATTGGCCTTCTCGCGGGTCTGATTGCCCGCGCGCTCATGCCGGGCAATCAGTCCATGGGGCTCCTCGCCACCACGCTGCTGGGGATCGCCGGCTCCTTCGTGGGCGGCTTCATCGCCTCGCTCTTCCGGAGTGACGGCAACGTCTTCGACCTGCACCCGACCGGACTCCTGTTCTCCGTCCTGGGCGCACTCCTGGTCCTGTTCCTGGTGGGCCTGGCCGGCAGGGGACGCCGCGTCCACGTCTAG
- a CDS encoding glycosyl hydrolase family 18 protein gives MKRQLTWFMLAVGVQLSACGTESIADAQLPEAPAIEDTPAVHAEAVDDGATTLYDDALGPGWADWSWATRNLAAASPVASGSRAISVTFGPWTGLYLHHSGVSTSGLEFLEFQVHGGATSNPALTAYATVGNQARPTIAINRYCDGGAIKAGAWTRCRVPLTALNVTNVTMDGIAIQEGAGRNLPVMTFDSLRLGTATLSAPSGLKAVASATDVSLTWNGVSGATGYHVYRATSQTGTYAKRTTTPLTNTTYRDINVSAGATYWYAVTAVGTGGEGLRSTPVSATVQPPQQQVAISVTPTSASLAPGASRTFSATVTGSTNTAVTWSIQQGGAGGTITHAGQYTAPRTTGTYHVIATSQADTTKKATATVTVAATQPGSGKWVSGYYTGWNADLYPPEKVDFSALTHIIVGRVTPRPDGTLNTAFDNDNGPQIARTLAQRAHAAGRKAIIMVGGAGEHAGWVSAASNANRARFVQNLLNAMDTFGYDGLDIDWEPVEAADKPNLLALVKELRAARPDMLLTFPIGWINSNFASDADPWFANLAPYLDQINIMSYEMIGPWDGWQSWYTSALYGESGNRPTSVSSSLQGWASAGIPKAKLGMGIPFYGMAWRNITGPYQDFTHWSDYVGSDNAFTYQKIQQLSAAGTYRWDAVAAASYVTFNTPVEDGTVRWISYDSPQAIAAKGAYAKDHGFGGTIIWTINQGCTNPTTGANPLLDAVKGAFLQ, from the coding sequence ATGAAAAGGCAACTCACGTGGTTCATGTTGGCGGTGGGCGTGCAGCTCAGCGCATGTGGCACTGAGTCCATCGCGGACGCCCAGCTTCCCGAAGCACCCGCCATCGAAGACACGCCCGCGGTCCACGCCGAAGCCGTGGATGACGGCGCGACCACGCTGTACGACGACGCGCTCGGCCCGGGCTGGGCGGACTGGTCCTGGGCCACCCGAAATCTCGCGGCGGCCTCGCCCGTGGCTTCCGGCTCGCGCGCCATCTCCGTGACGTTCGGCCCATGGACGGGCCTCTACCTCCACCATTCCGGCGTCTCCACCAGCGGGCTCGAGTTCTTGGAGTTCCAGGTCCACGGCGGCGCCACGTCCAACCCCGCGCTCACGGCCTACGCCACCGTGGGGAACCAGGCGCGGCCCACCATCGCCATCAACCGCTACTGCGACGGCGGCGCCATCAAGGCCGGTGCGTGGACCCGCTGCCGCGTGCCCCTCACGGCGCTCAACGTCACCAACGTCACGATGGACGGCATCGCCATCCAGGAGGGCGCGGGCCGCAACCTGCCGGTGATGACCTTTGACAGCCTCCGCCTGGGCACGGCCACGCTGTCCGCTCCAAGCGGGCTCAAGGCCGTCGCCTCCGCGACCGACGTCTCCCTGACGTGGAACGGCGTCAGCGGCGCCACCGGCTATCACGTCTACCGCGCCACCTCCCAGACGGGCACGTACGCGAAGCGCACCACGACGCCGCTGACGAACACCACGTACCGCGACATCAACGTCTCCGCGGGCGCCACGTACTGGTACGCGGTGACGGCCGTCGGAACGGGCGGCGAAGGCCTCCGCTCCACGCCCGTCTCCGCCACCGTGCAGCCGCCGCAGCAGCAGGTCGCCATCTCGGTGACGCCCACCAGCGCGTCACTGGCCCCGGGGGCCTCGCGGACCTTCAGCGCCACGGTGACGGGCAGCACGAACACCGCGGTGACGTGGTCCATCCAGCAGGGCGGCGCGGGAGGCACCATCACCCACGCCGGTCAGTACACCGCGCCGCGGACGACGGGCACCTACCACGTCATCGCCACCAGCCAGGCGGACACGACGAAGAAGGCGACGGCCACCGTCACCGTGGCGGCGACGCAGCCCGGGAGCGGCAAGTGGGTGTCCGGCTATTACACCGGCTGGAACGCGGACCTGTACCCGCCGGAGAAGGTGGACTTCAGCGCGCTCACGCACATCATCGTCGGCCGAGTGACGCCCCGGCCGGATGGCACGCTGAACACGGCCTTCGACAACGACAACGGCCCGCAAATCGCGCGGACGCTGGCGCAGCGAGCCCACGCCGCCGGACGCAAGGCCATCATCATGGTGGGCGGCGCGGGTGAGCACGCCGGCTGGGTGTCCGCGGCCTCGAACGCGAACCGGGCGAGGTTCGTGCAGAACCTGCTCAACGCCATGGACACCTTCGGCTACGACGGGCTGGACATCGACTGGGAGCCGGTGGAAGCGGCCGACAAGCCGAACCTGCTCGCGCTGGTGAAGGAGCTCCGCGCGGCGCGGCCGGACATGCTGCTCACCTTCCCCATCGGGTGGATCAACAGCAACTTCGCCAGCGACGCGGACCCGTGGTTCGCCAACCTCGCGCCCTACCTGGACCAGATCAACATCATGTCCTACGAGATGATTGGCCCGTGGGACGGCTGGCAGTCCTGGTACACGTCCGCGCTCTACGGCGAGTCCGGCAACCGGCCCACGTCCGTCTCCTCCAGCCTCCAGGGCTGGGCGAGCGCGGGCATCCCCAAGGCGAAGCTGGGCATGGGCATCCCCTTCTACGGCATGGCGTGGCGCAACATCACCGGCCCCTACCAGGACTTCACCCACTGGTCCGACTACGTCGGCAGCGACAACGCGTTCACCTACCAGAAGATTCAGCAGCTCTCCGCGGCGGGCACGTACCGCTGGGACGCGGTGGCGGCGGCCAGCTACGTCACGTTCAACACGCCGGTGGAGGACGGCACCGTGCGGTGGATTTCCTATGACAGCCCGCAGGCCATCGCCGCCAAGGGCGCCTACGCGAAGGACCACGGCTTTGGCGGCACCATCATCTGGACCATCAACCAGGGCTGCACCAACCCCACCACCGGCGCCAACCCGCTGCTGGACGCGGTGAAGGGCGCCTTCCTCCAGTAG
- the bioB gene encoding biotin synthase BioB, with protein MPDTATVASEFSGHAHVAAPPPPGVAVRHDWSLDEVKALYELPLLDLVHKAQTVHRAVFVDNKVQLCSLLSIKTGGCPEDCSYCPQAARYKTGVKAEKLMAVPDVLDAASKARAAGATRFCMGAAWREVKDGPQFDSVLEMVRGVRALGMEACATLGMLSESQAKRLREAGLSAYNHNLDTSPEHYGDIISTRTFEDRLRTLDRVRDAGISVCCGGIIGMGESVEDRCNLLRTLANQEHHPESVPINALVAVEGTPLQEQQRVETVDMVRTIATARILMPQSMVRLSAGRQQMNEEAQLLCMMAGANSLFFGEKLLTTGNPEYTQDMALLEKAGIRPLEPRQEG; from the coding sequence ATGCCCGATACCGCCACCGTCGCCAGCGAGTTCTCCGGTCACGCCCATGTCGCCGCGCCGCCTCCGCCGGGCGTGGCCGTGCGTCACGACTGGTCGCTGGACGAGGTGAAGGCCCTCTACGAGCTCCCGCTGCTGGACCTGGTGCACAAGGCCCAGACGGTCCACCGGGCCGTGTTCGTGGACAACAAGGTCCAGCTCTGTTCGCTGCTGTCCATCAAGACGGGGGGCTGCCCGGAGGACTGCTCGTACTGTCCGCAGGCGGCTCGCTACAAGACGGGCGTCAAGGCGGAGAAGCTGATGGCCGTGCCGGACGTGCTGGACGCCGCGTCCAAGGCCCGCGCCGCCGGAGCCACCCGCTTCTGCATGGGCGCCGCGTGGCGCGAGGTGAAGGACGGCCCGCAGTTCGACAGCGTGCTGGAGATGGTGCGCGGCGTGCGCGCGCTGGGCATGGAGGCGTGTGCCACGCTGGGCATGCTCTCCGAGAGCCAGGCGAAGCGCCTGCGCGAGGCCGGCCTGTCCGCGTACAACCACAACCTGGACACCTCGCCCGAGCACTACGGCGACATCATCTCCACCCGCACCTTTGAAGACCGGCTGCGCACGCTCGACCGCGTGCGCGACGCCGGCATCTCCGTGTGCTGCGGCGGCATCATCGGCATGGGCGAGTCGGTGGAGGACCGCTGCAACCTGCTGCGCACCCTGGCCAACCAGGAGCACCACCCGGAGTCGGTGCCCATCAACGCGCTGGTGGCCGTGGAGGGCACGCCGCTGCAGGAGCAGCAGCGGGTGGAGACGGTGGACATGGTGCGCACCATCGCCACCGCGCGCATCCTGATGCCCCAGTCCATGGTGCGCCTGTCCGCGGGCCGGCAGCAGATGAACGAGGAGGCGCAGCTTCTGTGCATGATGGCGGGCGCCAACTCGCTCTTCTTCGGTGAGAAGCTGCTCACCACCGGCAACCCCGAGTACACCCAGGACATGGCCCTGCTGGAGAAGGCGGGCATCCGCCCCCTGGAGCCGCGTCAGGAAGGTTGA
- a CDS encoding pyridoxal phosphate-dependent aminotransferase, with protein MSRFSARTDFARTPNPLALALERHRASGRPLLDLTESNPTRVGLPLPDAALLAPEDAFTYQPEPLGLVSARRALVADFAARGAQVSAAHLLLTASTSEAYGWLFKLLCEPGDNVLVPAPCYPLFEHLARLEGVQTRSYALPRAHGFGLDAREVAAACDARTRAVLVVNPGNPTGHFLHEGELAALADVCVDRRLALLCDEVFAPFAWDAVAPGRVATVAGRALPMLTFALGGLSKAAGLPGLKLAWTHVGGPGHLRDEALARLEWVGDTYLPVGTPVQRALPALLAHAPRFQAAVLERVRGNRQRLLAARPRGATWDVVPAEGGWSAVLRIPRVPGEEATCLALLDAGARVQPGYFYDFGGGAFLVLSLLPQPEVFAAAVEVLTRTLGP; from the coding sequence GTGAGCCGCTTCTCCGCGCGGACGGACTTCGCACGGACCCCCAACCCGCTGGCGCTGGCGCTCGAGCGGCACCGCGCCAGCGGACGCCCCCTGCTGGACCTTACGGAGTCCAACCCCACGCGTGTGGGGCTCCCCCTTCCGGACGCGGCGCTCCTGGCCCCCGAGGACGCCTTCACCTACCAGCCCGAGCCCCTGGGGCTCGTCTCCGCCCGGCGGGCGCTGGTGGCCGACTTCGCCGCGCGAGGCGCGCAGGTGTCGGCGGCCCACCTGCTGCTCACGGCCAGCACCAGTGAGGCCTACGGCTGGCTCTTCAAGCTCCTGTGCGAGCCCGGGGACAACGTTCTGGTCCCCGCCCCCTGCTACCCCCTCTTCGAGCACCTGGCGCGCCTGGAGGGCGTCCAGACGCGTTCCTACGCCTTGCCGCGGGCGCACGGCTTCGGCCTGGACGCGCGAGAGGTGGCGGCGGCCTGCGACGCGCGCACCCGCGCGGTGCTGGTGGTGAACCCCGGCAACCCCACCGGCCACTTTCTGCACGAAGGCGAGCTGGCGGCGCTGGCGGACGTGTGCGTGGACCGGAGGCTGGCGCTCCTCTGCGACGAGGTCTTCGCCCCCTTCGCCTGGGACGCGGTGGCGCCCGGGCGCGTGGCCACGGTGGCGGGGCGCGCGCTGCCGATGCTCACCTTCGCCCTGGGGGGCCTGTCCAAGGCCGCGGGCCTCCCGGGCCTCAAGCTGGCGTGGACGCACGTGGGCGGGCCCGGTCACCTGCGTGACGAGGCGCTGGCCCGGCTGGAGTGGGTGGGGGACACGTACCTGCCGGTGGGCACGCCGGTGCAGCGGGCCCTGCCGGCGCTGCTGGCCCACGCGCCGCGCTTCCAGGCGGCGGTGCTGGAGCGGGTGAGGGGCAACCGCCAGCGCCTGCTCGCGGCCCGGCCCCGCGGCGCCACCTGGGACGTGGTGCCGGCGGAGGGCGGGTGGAGCGCGGTGCTGCGGATTCCGAGGGTGCCCGGCGAGGAGGCCACCTGCCTGGCCCTGCTGGACGCGGGCGCGCGGGTGCAGCCGGGCTACTTCTACGACTTCGGCGGCGGCGCCTTCCTCGTGCTGTCGCTGCTGCCCCAGCCCGAGGTCTTCGCCGCCGCCGTGGAGGTGCTCACGCGGACGCTGGGGCCCTGA
- the radA gene encoding DNA repair protein RadA: MAKAKTHYTCQACGYKTAKWLGKCPDCGAWSSLLEETDPKADERRPAWGASGGAARPMLLKEVSGETETRRRTGIAEFDRVLGGGVVSGSIVLLGGDPGIGKSTLLLAALDRLARHGPVLYVSGEESLRQTKMRAERLKVEGDSIHLFAETDAERVLTATEALKPQALVVDSIQTMYLPELGNAPGSITQVREVAGRLMAYAKRTGVPTFLVGHVTKEGSIAGPRVLEHMVDTVLYFEGERGHPFRILRAHKNRFGSTNEIGVFEMKGAGLVEVPDPSALFLSERPVGKSGSVVTSTLNGTRPLLVEVQALVAPTGYGTARRTAIGVDGNRVALLAAVLEKKEEIPLVGCDLFVNVAGGMQLTEPACDLAVCAALVSSLQNRPLDPKTLVLGEVGLAGEVRAVGQVEPRLAEAAKMGFQRVVMPAGSARRLEDAGPKMKIVGVETLGDALVAMFD, encoded by the coding sequence ATGGCGAAGGCGAAGACGCACTACACCTGTCAGGCGTGTGGGTACAAAACGGCGAAGTGGCTGGGGAAGTGCCCGGACTGTGGCGCGTGGAGTTCCCTGCTGGAGGAGACGGACCCGAAGGCGGATGAACGGCGCCCGGCCTGGGGCGCCTCGGGTGGCGCGGCGCGGCCCATGCTGCTCAAGGAGGTGAGCGGCGAGACGGAGACGCGCCGGCGCACGGGCATCGCCGAGTTCGACCGCGTGCTGGGCGGCGGCGTGGTGAGCGGCTCCATCGTGCTGCTGGGTGGTGACCCGGGCATCGGCAAGTCCACGCTGCTGCTGGCGGCGCTGGACCGGCTGGCGCGCCACGGACCGGTGCTCTACGTCTCCGGTGAAGAGAGCCTGCGGCAGACGAAGATGCGCGCCGAGCGGCTGAAGGTGGAGGGTGACTCCATCCACCTGTTCGCGGAGACGGACGCGGAGCGGGTGCTGACGGCGACGGAGGCCCTGAAGCCGCAGGCGCTGGTGGTGGACTCGATCCAGACGATGTACCTGCCGGAGCTGGGCAACGCGCCGGGCAGCATCACCCAGGTGCGCGAGGTGGCGGGCCGGCTGATGGCCTATGCGAAGCGCACGGGCGTCCCCACGTTCCTGGTGGGCCACGTCACGAAGGAAGGCTCCATCGCGGGTCCGCGCGTGCTGGAGCACATGGTGGACACGGTCCTCTACTTCGAGGGCGAGCGCGGCCACCCGTTCCGGATTCTCCGCGCGCACAAGAACCGCTTCGGCTCCACGAACGAGATTGGCGTCTTCGAGATGAAGGGCGCGGGGCTCGTGGAGGTGCCGGACCCGTCCGCGCTGTTCCTGTCGGAGCGGCCGGTGGGCAAGTCCGGCAGCGTCGTCACGAGCACGCTGAACGGCACGCGCCCGCTGCTGGTGGAGGTGCAGGCGCTGGTGGCGCCCACGGGCTACGGCACCGCGCGGCGCACGGCGATTGGCGTGGACGGCAACCGCGTGGCGCTGCTGGCGGCGGTGCTGGAGAAGAAGGAGGAGATTCCGCTGGTGGGCTGCGACCTGTTCGTCAACGTGGCGGGCGGCATGCAGCTCACGGAACCGGCGTGTGACCTGGCGGTGTGCGCGGCGCTGGTGAGCAGCCTCCAGAACCGGCCGTTGGATCCGAAGACGCTGGTGCTGGGTGAAGTGGGCCTCGCCGGAGAGGTGCGCGCGGTGGGCCAGGTGGAGCCGCGCCTGGCGGAGGCCGCGAAGATGGGCTTCCAGCGCGTGGTGATGCCCGCGGGCAGCGCGCGGCGGCTGGAGGACGCGGGGCCGAAGATGAAGATCGTCGGCGTGGAGACGCTCGGCGATGCGCTGGTCGCGATGTTCGATTGA
- the bioD gene encoding dethiobiotin synthase has protein sequence MAQTDKPFQIFVTGTDTGVGKTQASCALLSLLADAGLRPQGFKPYESGCASLRAPSDALALRAAAGSALGVDAVCPHRFRLPVAPGVAASRLGREPDWDVTLAAWRRLRGGNAVVEGAGGLFVPLDSKHDVIDLIATLRLPVLLVARAGLGTLNHTALSLQALAARRIPVRAVLLSRGTSAKDASERDNRRLLEARHGVPVLGPVPHLPDARKRHAAFRRALRPLLP, from the coding sequence GTGGCCCAGACTGACAAGCCGTTCCAGATTTTCGTCACCGGCACCGACACCGGCGTGGGGAAGACGCAGGCGTCGTGCGCGCTCCTGTCGCTGCTGGCGGACGCGGGGCTGCGGCCCCAGGGCTTCAAGCCCTACGAGAGCGGCTGCGCGTCCCTGCGCGCCCCGTCGGACGCGCTGGCCCTGCGCGCGGCGGCGGGCAGCGCGCTGGGCGTGGACGCCGTGTGTCCGCACCGCTTCCGCCTGCCGGTGGCGCCGGGCGTGGCCGCCAGCCGCCTGGGCCGCGAGCCCGACTGGGACGTCACCCTGGCCGCGTGGCGGCGGCTGCGCGGAGGCAACGCGGTGGTGGAGGGGGCAGGGGGCCTCTTCGTGCCGTTGGATTCGAAGCACGACGTCATCGACCTCATCGCCACCTTGCGCCTGCCGGTGCTGCTGGTGGCGCGCGCGGGGCTGGGCACGCTCAACCACACCGCGCTGTCGCTCCAGGCGCTGGCCGCGCGCCGCATCCCCGTGCGGGCCGTGCTGCTGTCGCGCGGCACGTCCGCGAAGGACGCTTCGGAGCGCGACAACCGGCGCCTCCTGGAGGCGCGCCACGGCGTCCCGGTGCTGGGGCCGGTGCCCCATCTGCCCGATGCGCGCAAGCGCCACGCCGCGTTCCGCCGCGCGCTGCGGCCGCTGCTGCCCTGA
- the bioF gene encoding 8-amino-7-oxononanoate synthase has translation MSDEAVAAAWAREDLEALSERGLRRYLEPLDSPQGPVVRVGDETLVNFSSNDYLGLASSPTVRAAALAAVERYGVGTGASRLVVGDTAAHHRLEARLAAFERAEAVRLFNSGYAANTGIIPALVGPGDAVFSDALNHASLVDGCRLSRARVCVYPHADVEALERALAQTPARRKLVVTDTVFSMDGDVAPLRDIATACRAHGAALMVDEAHATGVLGHRGAGLCEELGLEGQVDLRMGTLGKALGVMGAYVATSRAVADLLVSRARPFVFSTALPAHLCAAAEAAVDAVEGDPDLRARLWRNIRRFADGLRVLGVRAEPRSAVFPLILGEPGRALDAARRLREAGVLVKAIRPPTVPEGTSRLRFCLSAAHTVGHVDLALEALRTVGVRRGPD, from the coding sequence GTGAGTGATGAAGCCGTCGCGGCGGCGTGGGCCCGGGAGGACCTGGAGGCCCTGTCCGAGCGCGGCCTGCGCCGGTACCTGGAGCCCCTGGATTCACCCCAGGGGCCCGTGGTGCGCGTGGGGGACGAGACGCTCGTCAACTTCTCGTCCAATGACTACCTGGGGCTGGCCTCGTCGCCCACGGTGCGCGCCGCCGCGCTGGCCGCCGTGGAGCGCTACGGCGTGGGCACCGGCGCCAGCCGGCTGGTGGTGGGCGACACCGCGGCGCACCACCGGCTGGAGGCGCGGCTGGCCGCCTTCGAGCGCGCCGAGGCCGTGCGCCTGTTCAACAGCGGCTACGCCGCCAACACCGGCATCATCCCCGCGCTGGTGGGGCCCGGCGACGCCGTGTTCTCCGACGCGCTCAACCACGCCTCGCTGGTGGATGGCTGCCGCCTGTCGCGCGCCCGCGTCTGCGTCTATCCGCACGCGGACGTGGAGGCGCTGGAGCGCGCCCTGGCCCAGACGCCCGCGCGCCGCAAGCTGGTGGTGACGGACACCGTGTTCTCCATGGATGGAGACGTGGCCCCCCTGCGCGACATTGCCACCGCCTGCCGCGCCCACGGCGCCGCGCTGATGGTGGACGAAGCCCACGCCACCGGCGTGCTGGGCCACCGCGGCGCGGGCCTCTGCGAGGAGCTGGGGCTGGAAGGGCAGGTGGACCTGCGCATGGGCACGCTGGGCAAGGCGCTGGGCGTCATGGGCGCGTACGTGGCCACCTCGCGCGCGGTGGCGGACCTGCTGGTGTCGCGCGCGCGGCCCTTCGTCTTCTCCACCGCGCTGCCCGCGCACCTGTGCGCCGCCGCCGAAGCCGCGGTGGACGCGGTGGAGGGCGACCCGGACCTGCGCGCGCGGCTGTGGCGCAACATCCGCCGCTTCGCGGACGGCCTGCGCGTGCTGGGCGTGCGCGCCGAGCCGCGCAGCGCCGTGTTCCCCCTCATCCTCGGCGAGCCCGGGCGGGCGCTGGACGCCGCGCGCCGCCTGCGCGAGGCGGGCGTGCTGGTGAAGGCCATCCGCCCGCCCACCGTCCCCGAGGGCACTAGCCGGCTGCGCTTCTGCCTGTCCGCCGCCCACACCGTGGGCCACGTGGACCTGGCGCTGGAGGCGCTGCGCACCGTGGGAGTCCGCCGTGGCCCAGACTGA
- a CDS encoding tetratricopeptide repeat protein, producing the protein MRLAFVLSVVLALAPPVAFAQRGKSAGALIKDGERLYQAGKYREAAEALKKAHEAQPHPRLIYNIAISLENAGDLREAVSWYQQYVGATDGTDATLLKRSARSIDRLRVLIEKEDQATAAANAERQRLQEEADAARRQAEEEQLAARRAEEESRRQQEAELQRALTSYKRQRIGAFAAAGVGAAGVVAGVLFGMQARDAREQFDGATSVTSKDELADKTRGRALLADVGFGVGLAGVITAIVLYPKEGPPVAGEVRVTMAPKGAGAGMAVSF; encoded by the coding sequence ATGAGACTGGCTTTCGTGTTGTCGGTGGTCCTCGCGCTCGCGCCGCCCGTGGCGTTCGCGCAGCGCGGGAAAAGTGCAGGGGCCCTCATCAAGGACGGTGAGCGGCTGTACCAGGCAGGCAAGTACCGCGAGGCGGCGGAGGCGCTGAAGAAGGCGCATGAAGCCCAGCCCCACCCGCGGCTCATCTACAACATCGCCATCTCCCTGGAGAACGCGGGGGACCTGCGCGAGGCGGTGAGCTGGTACCAGCAGTACGTCGGCGCCACCGACGGCACGGACGCCACGCTGCTCAAGCGCAGCGCGCGCAGCATCGACCGGCTGCGGGTGCTCATCGAAAAGGAAGACCAGGCCACGGCGGCGGCCAACGCCGAGCGCCAGCGCCTGCAGGAGGAAGCGGACGCCGCGCGGCGCCAGGCGGAGGAGGAGCAGCTCGCGGCCCGCCGCGCCGAGGAGGAGAGCCGGCGTCAGCAGGAGGCGGAGCTGCAGCGCGCGCTGACGTCCTACAAGCGCCAGCGGATTGGCGCGTTCGCCGCGGCCGGCGTGGGCGCCGCGGGCGTGGTGGCGGGCGTGCTCTTCGGCATGCAGGCGCGCGACGCGCGCGAGCAGTTCGACGGCGCCACCTCCGTCACGTCCAAGGACGAGCTCGCCGACAAGACGCGGGGCCGCGCGCTGCTGGCGGACGTCGGCTTCGGCGTGGGCCTGGCGGGTGTCATCACCGCCATTGTCCTCTACCCCAAGGAAGGCCCCCCGGTCGCGGGTGAGGTGCGAGTCACGATGGCGCCCAAGGGCGCCGGAGCAGGAATGGCGGTGAGCTTCTGA
- a CDS encoding ABC transporter substrate-binding protein: MRALGLMMTGSALLMAGCSFTTAGGLTECETSSDCDTAQVCNAGYCLPQPVGCGTVYGPTTAANAIPLGATVPLSTSDGPDESEIQALNSIKLALDEINQREGVNGRPFVLHICDTRSDAARAAEQAQWLIRERQVPMIFASSSGQALSVATHTVPNGVLMITYSGTSPDIATINDKIGTEAGLVWRTAPSDVLQGRIIGDLLQGRIQVNGAPLYDAVSKVGISYVNDPYGQGLFGVTLGRINLPPENVTSSQYTRNGTDFSNVAQRIVANAPDVEVLIGFSEDNVRIINQTAAAGRDNQRWFFTDAGKDRGLFTALGNNRHLVTGAYGTSPAQAREDLVYRLFAQRFNSAFGEDPGQYSFTAHAYDAMYMVALGAAYAAGPDVNSPQAITGARIADGLALMTPGEAGTSLNFNLGTEGFASARAAIRDGQVIDVTGASGNLDFDATGEAPSEYELFRVTATGEFETVQLIAPPTE; encoded by the coding sequence ATGCGCGCGCTGGGATTGATGATGACGGGGAGCGCCCTGCTGATGGCCGGGTGCAGCTTCACCACCGCGGGTGGACTGACCGAGTGTGAGACGTCCTCGGACTGCGACACCGCGCAGGTGTGCAACGCCGGCTACTGCCTGCCGCAGCCGGTGGGCTGTGGCACCGTCTACGGCCCGACCACCGCGGCCAACGCCATTCCCCTGGGCGCCACGGTGCCGCTGAGCACCTCCGACGGGCCGGACGAGTCCGAGATCCAGGCGCTCAACTCCATCAAGCTGGCGCTGGACGAAATCAACCAGCGCGAGGGTGTCAACGGCCGGCCCTTCGTGCTGCACATCTGCGATACGCGCTCGGACGCGGCCCGCGCCGCCGAGCAGGCGCAGTGGCTCATCCGCGAGCGCCAGGTGCCGATGATCTTCGCCTCCAGCAGCGGCCAGGCGCTCTCCGTGGCCACGCACACCGTCCCCAACGGCGTGCTGATGATTACGTACAGCGGCACCAGCCCGGACATCGCCACCATCAACGACAAGATTGGCACCGAGGCGGGCCTGGTGTGGCGCACGGCGCCGTCCGACGTGCTGCAGGGGCGCATCATCGGCGACCTGCTCCAGGGCCGCATCCAGGTGAACGGGGCCCCGCTCTACGACGCCGTCTCCAAGGTCGGCATCAGCTACGTGAACGACCCCTACGGGCAGGGCCTCTTCGGCGTGACGCTGGGGCGCATCAACCTCCCCCCGGAGAATGTGACGTCGTCCCAGTACACCCGCAACGGCACCGACTTCAGCAACGTGGCGCAGCGCATCGTCGCCAACGCGCCGGACGTCGAGGTCCTCATCGGCTTCTCCGAGGACAACGTGCGCATCATCAACCAGACGGCCGCCGCGGGCCGGGACAACCAGCGGTGGTTCTTCACCGACGCCGGCAAGGACCGGGGCCTGTTCACCGCGCTGGGCAACAACCGGCACCTCGTGACGGGTGCCTACGGCACGTCGCCCGCGCAGGCCCGTGAGGACCTCGTCTACCGGCTGTTCGCCCAGCGCTTCAACTCCGCCTTCGGCGAGGACCCGGGCCAGTACTCCTTCACCGCGCACGCCTATGACGCCATGTACATGGTGGCGCTCGGCGCCGCGTATGCCGCCGGCCCCGACGTCAACAGCCCCCAGGCCATCACCGGGGCGCGCATCGCGGACGGCCTGGCGTTGATGACGCCGGGCGAGGCCGGCACCTCGCTGAACTTCAACCTGGGCACCGAGGGCTTCGCGAGCGCTCGCGCGGCCATCCGCGACGGGCAGGTCATCGACGTGACGGGCGCCAGCGGCAACCTCGACTTCGACGCCACCGGAGAGGCGCCGTCCGAGTACGAGCTGTTCCGCGTGACGGCGACAGGCGAGTTCGAGACGGTGCAGCTCATCGCGCCGCCCACGGAGTGA